One window of the Vigna radiata var. radiata cultivar VC1973A chromosome 1, Vradiata_ver6, whole genome shotgun sequence genome contains the following:
- the LOC106767219 gene encoding uncharacterized protein LOC106767219: MISLGPSKFYGTSLPRPRIYTDVKFNDHRVDPPATVSEPLLSWAEEAHWSMGGLSFKRLRLQGKIEGNVQRLRSQREKAQSQSPIPPAHSGSNIDASPAPPPAPLVTKRRRCVDVIEEDVCVGRKSRLVRKLGDDFDRVASLEIESSNTVSFTAPSRRLAKGGETVEKTVAESAEKSNTKAKKSSGGDAKSPRVRTSPRFAKRVAN; the protein is encoded by the coding sequence ATGATATCTCTTGGCCCTAGCAAGTTCTACGGCACTAGTCTCCCCCGCCCTCGCATTTACACCGACGTCAAGTTTAACGATCACCGTGTGGATCCACCCGCTACTGTCAGCGAACCGTTACTGTCTTGGGCCGAAGAAGCCCACTGGTCCATGGGTGGCCTCAGCTTCAAGCGCCTCCGTCTACAGGGCAAAATCGAGGGCAATGTGCAAAGACTCCGCTCCCAGCGCGAAAAGGCCCAATCACAAAGCCCAATACCTCCGGCCCACTCTGGATCCAATATAGACGCTTCTCCTGCGCCACCACCGGCTCCGTTAGTGACGAAACGTCGACGGTGCGTGGATGTGATCGAGGAGGATGTTTGTGTAGGTCGGAAGAGTCGGTTAGTGAGGAAGCTTGGTGACGATTTTGATAGGGTGGCCTCTTTGGAGATCGAGAGTTCTAATACGGTGTCGTTTACAGCTCCGAGTCGGAGATTGGCGAAGGGTGGCGAAACTGTGGAGAAGACGGTGGCTGAATCGGCGGAGAAATCAAATACCAAAGCAAAGAAGAGTAGCGGAGGAGACGCGAAGAGTCCTAGGGTCAGAACTTCACCCAGATTTGCCAAGCGTGTAGCCAATTag